Proteins found in one Dryobates pubescens isolate bDryPub1 chromosome 1, bDryPub1.pri, whole genome shotgun sequence genomic segment:
- the TMEM43 gene encoding transmembrane protein 43, which produces GVGRGSVQFLVRGSCGGICGLFGVIPGESTRLTMSRNFSDTGSRREHVKITSESKPGFLERLSETSGGMLMGLVTFLLSFYLLFTNEGRALRTAKSLDEGLSLVIPLDSIHSVAQENEGRLVHLAGALSTSKPLFDPSYGLSIQAVKLKRHVEMYQWVEYEDSTEYEENGEIKKETKYSYNTEWKSEVVNSKNFDREIGHKNPSAMAVESFTAVSPNVQVGSFVLSKGLVDKIDNFKQLSLSNLEDPHADVTRGGDYFYHSENPRRPEVGDLRVSFFYAGLSGEDPRLGSADTVSVIARQRGDQLVPYHTKSGDVLQILYPGDLTAEEVFQKEHESNTMKTWALRAAGWMAMFVGVSLMTRIFYTLVDWFPVVRDLVNIGLKAFAFCVASSLSLLTISIGWLFYRPLWAVLIACLSVVPIVVARSRVPPKKQQ; this is translated from the exons GGCGTGGGGCGCGGCTCTGTTCAGTTCTTGGTGCGTGGCTCTTGTGGCGGCATTTGTGGTCTCTTTGGGGTGATACCTGGCGAGAGTACGAGGCTCACGATGTCGAGGAAT TTCTcagacacaggcagcagaaGAGAGCATGTTAAAATCACAAGTGAATCCAAACCAGGGTTCCTGGAGAGGCTCAGCGAGACATCTGGAGGCATGTTAATGGGACTTGTGAcatttcttctgtctttctaCCTTCTTTTTACCAATGAA GGACGAGCCTTAAGGACAGCCAAATCTCTTGATGAGGGACTTTCTCTTGTGATCCCTCTTGATAGCATCCACAGTGTGGCTCAGGAGAATGAAGGGAGATTGGTGCACTTAGCTGGTGCTCTGAGTACATCTAAG CCTTTGTTTGATCCCAGCTATGGGCTCTCCATCCAGGCTGTCAAACTTAAGCGTCACGTGGAAATGTACCAGTGGGTAGAGTATGAAGATTCCAC GGAATATGAAGAGAATGGTGAGATTAAGAAAGAGACAAAGTACTCATACA aTACAGAATGGAAATCAGAAGTTGTGAACAGCAAAAACTTTGATCGAGAAATTGGACACAAAAACCCAAG TGCCATGGCTGTGGAGTCCTTCACTGCTGTTTCTCCTAACGTCCAGGTTGGCAGCTTTGTCCTTTCCAAGG GTCTTGTGGATAAAATTGATAACTTCAAGCAGTTGAGTTTATCAAACCTTGAGGATCCACATGCTGATGTTACCCGAGGAGGAGATTACTTTTACCACAGCGAGAACCCCAGGCGTCCAGAA GTAGGAGACCTTCGTGTCTCGTTCTTCTATGCAGGTCTGAGTGGAGAAGACCCCCGTTTGGGCTCTGCTGATACG GTGAGTGTGATTGCTCGCCAGCGAGGTGATCAGCTGGTTCCGTATCACACCAAGTCCGGAGATGTCCTGCAGATTCTGTACCCTGGAGATCTCACCGCGGAG GAAGTGTTTCAGAAAGAGCATGAGAGCAACACCATGAAGACCTGGGCCCTCCGTGCAGCAGGCTGGATGGCAATGTTTGTAGGTGTCAGCCTAATGACCCGAATCTTTTACACTTTAG TGGACTGGTTTCCTGTTGTGAGAGATCTGGTTAACATTGGATTAAAAGCATTTGCCTTCTGTGTAGCCAGTTCACTGTCACTCCTGACCATCTCCATTGGCTGGCTCTTCTACCGCCCTCTTTGGGCTGTGCTCATCGCCTGTCTCTCTGTTGTGCCAATTGTGGTTGCCAGGTCTCGTGTACCAccaaagaagcagcagtga
- the LSM3 gene encoding U6 snRNA-associated Sm-like protein LSm3 has translation MADEVDQQQTTNTVEEPLDLIRLSLDERIYVKMRNDRELRGRLHAYDQHLNMILGDVEETVTTIEIDEETYEEIYKSTKRNIPMLFVRGDGVVLVAPPLRVG, from the exons ATGGCGGATGAAGTGGACCAG caacaaacaacaaataCTGTAGAGGAGCCACTTGATCTCATCAGACTCAGTCTAGATGAGCGAATCTATGTCAAAATGAGGAATGACAGAGAGCTTAGAGGCAGACTACAT GCATACGATCAGCACTTAAATATGATTTTGGGTGATGTGGAAGAAACTGTAACTACAATAGAGATTGATGAAGAAACCTATGAAGAGATTTATAAA TCTACCAAAAGGAATATTCCGATGCTCTTTGTCAGAGGTGATGGCGTTGTGCTTGTAGCTCCTCCATTGAGGGTTGGTTGA
- the XPC gene encoding DNA repair protein complementing XP-C cells isoform X1 yields MARKRKASPRPAAARKRRSGGLSASGGEPDEEENDFEEKKPGKKENDSKALGRKKEEDSNSANKPSKQKGANSLVKENKKNTRNKGDHNKEETCSDLLKLPQKEVKLKRESPVKKEADEDNDDEEDDDDESEDEWEDVEELQEPVTDKLEAAAFPAEVLPSNPVEIEIETPEQVKKRERSEKMRSEFEIYLRRIRKRFSKEVREDTHKVHLLCLLANGFYRNRICNQPDLHAIGLSVIPIHFTKVTAGQVDLLYLSNLVKWFVGTFTVNDELSTEKGEPLQSTLERRFAIYAARDDEELVHILLIVLRALQLLCRLVLSFQPVPLKETKAKGKISSKRQSLSSTSEGQKSSASTPKTVAKKCPCRKDEDEKSSESKEDKGPEKPKSAQTRKSKLITSSQEEKESNTEEGILAGKDVPGRPKNDRRRRVASKVCYKEESGSDEGSVSEFEVSEEESNLSDEDFETVSKRRRSSMGSQNSKLTTAKKPKTKTSESRLSKNPCGTEPKPAKSRAPALPHGQRKRNKIISSDEDDGEQEVRKVMGTDQWLEVFLEREDKWVCVDCVRGSVGQPQQCFKYATKPLSYIVGFDNDGSVRDVTQRYDPVWMTATRKSRVDPEWWEDTLQPYKSPYVERDRKEENEFQVKLQDQPLPTAIGEYKNHPLYALKRHLLKYQAIYPESAAILGYCRGEAVYSRDCVHTLHSRDTWLKQARVVRIGEVPYKMVKGFSNQARKARLAEPANRDKEDLALFGHWQTEEYQPPVAVDGKVPRNEYGNVYLFLPSMLPIGCVQLRLPNLNRLARKLDIDCAQAITGFDFHGGYSHPVTDGYVVCEEYKEILIAAWENEQAEIEKKEKEKREKRALGNWKLLTKGLLIRERLKQRYSIKTEPFAPQTEKGEGFSSDEGGPSSETAVGSTAISWPQNRQLEKKNEEKTTRKSKREKKGEEAQLFPFEKL; encoded by the exons ATGGCTAGGAAGCGCAAAGCATCGCCCCGGCCAGCCGCTGCTAGGAAGAGACGCTCCGGAGGCCTGAGTGCATCGGGGGGCGAGCCCGATGAGGAGGAGA ATGACTTTGAAGAGAAGAAGCCTGGTAAAAAGGAGAATGACTCAAAAGCCCTAGgtaggaagaaggaagaagattCCAACTCAGCAAATAAGCCATCAAAACAAAAAGGGGCAAATTCTctagtaaaagaaaacaaaaaaaatactaGAAATAAAGGGGATCATAACAAAGAGGAAACATGCAG TGACTTGCTGAAGCTGCCACAAAAAGAGGTGAAGTTGAAAAGAGAATCTCCTGTTAAAAAAGAGGCAGATGAAGACAATGATGATgaagaagatgatgatgatgaaagtGAAGATGAATGGGAGGATGTGGAAG AACTCCAGGAACCTGTCACAGATAAGttagaagctgctgcttttccagcgGAGGTGCTGCCAAGCAATCCAGTTGAGATAGAGATTGAAACCCCTGAGCAGGtcaagaaaagagagaggag TGAAAAAATGAGATCTGAGTTTGAGATATATCTTCGGAGAATAAGGAAACGTTTCAGCAAGGAGGTTCGTGAGGACACCCATAAG GTTCACCTCTTGTGTTTATTAGCAAACGGTTTCTATAGAAACAGGATCTGCAACCAGCCAGATCTTCATGCCATTGGTCTATCTGTCATCCCTATCCACTTCACAAAAGTGACTGCAGGCCAAGTCGACCTTCTCTACCTTTCCAACTTGGTAAAATG GTTTGTTGGAACCTTCACTGTCAATGATGAGCTTTCCACTGAAAAAGGAGAGCCCCTTCAGTCAACCTTGGAGCGGCGCTTTGCCATCTATGCTGCACGAGATGATGAAGAGTTGGTTCAC ataCTTCTAATTGTCCTGAGAGCATTGCAGCTCCTGTGTCGCCTCGTGCTGTCTTTTCAGCCAGTTCCTCTCAAGGAGACAAAAGCAAAG GGGAAAATCTCATCCAAGAGGCAGTCTCTCAGCAGTACCTCTGAGGGGCAGAAGAGCTCTGCCTCAACACCCAAAACTGTGGCAAAAAAATGCCCCTGCAGAAAAGACGAGGATGAGAAATCCTCAGAGAGCAAAGAAGACAAAGGACCAGAGAAACCCAAAAGTGCTCAGACACGCAAGTCAAAGTTGATTAcaagcagccaggaagagaaaGAATCTAATACTGAGGAGGGCATTTTAGCAGGAAAAGATGTGCCAGGCAGGCCTAAAAATGATCGCCGGAGACGAGTTGCCTCCAAAGTGTGTTACAAAGAAGAAAGTGGAAGCGATGAGGGCAGTGTTTCGGAGTTTGAGGTTTCAGAGGAGGAGAGcaatctctctgatgaggactTTGAAACTGTCTCTAAAAGGCGGAGGAGCTCAATGGGCTCCCAGAACTCAAAGCTAACAactgcaaaaaaaccaaagaccAAGACTTCAGAATCAAGGCTGTCCAAAAATCCATGTGGCACTGAACCTAAGCCAGCAAAAAGTAGAGCTCCAGCCTTGCCTCATgggcagagaaagagaaacaaaataatttctagTGATGAGGATGATGGAGAGCAAGAAGTAAGGAAAGTGATGGGCACAGACCAGTGGCTGGAGGTTTTCCTTGAACGTGAGGACAAGTGGGTGTGTGTAGACTGTGTCCGTGGTAGCGttggccagccccagcagtgcttcaAGTATGCCACAAAGCCTCTTTCCTACATTGTGGGATTTGATAATGATGGGAGTGTCAGGGATGTGACCCAAAGATACGACCCAGTGTGGATGACTGCAACAAGGAAGAGCCGTGTGGACCCTGAGTGGTGGGAAGACACACTGCAGCCATATAAGAGTCCTTATGTGGAAAGAgacaggaaggaggaaaatgag TTTCAAGTTAAGCTTCAAGATCAGCCTCTGCCAACAGCGATTGGAGAGTACAAAAATCACCCTCTTTATGCACTGAAGAGGCACCTCTTGAAGTATCAGGCGATCTATCCTGAGTCAGCTGCTATCCTAGGGTACTGCAGGGGAGAGGCTGTCTACTCCAG AGACTGTGTACATACGCTGCACTCCAGGGACACTTGGCTGAAGCAAGCTCGAGTGGTGAGGATTGGAGAAGTGCCTTACAAG ATGGTGAAAGGATTTTCCAACCAGGCGAGGAAGGCACGCCTTGCAGAGCCTGCAAACCGAGACAAAGAGGACCTGGCACTGTTTGGTCACTGGCAGACAGAGGAGTATCAGCCGCCTGTAGCAGTGGATGGGAAG GTTCCTCGGAATGAATATGGAAATGTCTATCTCTTCCTACCATCCATGTTACccattggctgtgtgcagctgagaCTCCCAAATCTGAACAGATTGGCACGGAAGTTGGACATTGACTGTGCTCAAGCCATCACTGGATTTGATTTTCATGGTGGCTACTCACACCCTGT TACTGATGGCTATGTTGTCTGTGAGGAGTATAAAGAGATCCTCATTGCTGCCTGGGAGAATGAACAAGCAGaaatagagaagaaagagaaggag AAGCGTGAGAAAAGAGCTCTGGGGAACTGGAAGCTGCTGACAAAAGGACTTCTTATCCGAGAGAGACTGAAGCAACGTTATTCCATCAAG actgaaccatTCGCACCCCAgacagagaaaggagagggtTTCTCTTCAGATGAAGGAGGTCCAAGTTCAGAGACTGCAGTAGGGAGCACAGCCATTTCTTGGCCCCAAAATCGCCagttagagaaaaaaaatgaggagaaGACAACGCGAAAGAGCAAgcgagagaagaaaggagaggaagcacAGTTATTCCCTTTTGAGAAACTGTGA
- the XPC gene encoding DNA repair protein complementing XP-C cells isoform X2, whose protein sequence is MARKRKASPRPAAARKRRSGGLSASGGEPDEEENDFEEKKPGKKENDSKALGRKKEEDSNSANKPSKQKGANSLVKENKKNTRNKGDHNKEETCSDLLKLPQKEVKLKRESPVKKEADEDNDDEEDDDDESEDEWEDVEELQEPVTDKLEAAAFPAEVLPSNPVEIEIETPEQVKKRERSEKMRSEFEIYLRRIRKRFSKEVREDTHKVHLLCLLANGFYRNRICNQPDLHAIGLSVIPIHFTKVTAGQVDLLYLSNLVKWFVGTFTVNDELSTEKGEPLQSTLERRFAIYAARDDEELVHILLIVLRALQLLCRLVLSFQPVPLKETKAKGKISSKRQSLSSTSEGQKSSASTPKTVAKKCPCRKDEDEKSSESKEDKGPEKPKSAQTRKSKLITSSQEEKESNTEEGILAGKDVPGRPKNDRRRRVASKVCYKEESGSDEGSVSEFEVSEEESNLSDEDFETVSKRRRSSMGSQNSKLTTAKKPKTKTSESRLSKNPCGTEPKPAKSRAPALPHGQRKRNKIISSDEDDGEQEVRKVMGTDQWLEVFLEREDKWVCVDCVRGSVGQPQQCFKYATKPLSYIVGFDNDGSVRDVTQRYDPVWMTATRKSRVDPEWWEDTLQPYKSPYVERDRKEENEFQVKLQDQPLPTAIGEYKNHPLYALKRHLLKYQAIYPESAAILGYCRGEAVYSRDCVHTLHSRDTWLKQARVVRIGEVPYKMVKGFSNQARKARLAEPANRDKEDLALFGHWQTEEYQPPVAVDGKVPRNEYGNVYLFLPSMLPIGCVQLRLPNLNRLARKLDIDCAQAITGFDFHGGYSHPVS, encoded by the exons ATGGCTAGGAAGCGCAAAGCATCGCCCCGGCCAGCCGCTGCTAGGAAGAGACGCTCCGGAGGCCTGAGTGCATCGGGGGGCGAGCCCGATGAGGAGGAGA ATGACTTTGAAGAGAAGAAGCCTGGTAAAAAGGAGAATGACTCAAAAGCCCTAGgtaggaagaaggaagaagattCCAACTCAGCAAATAAGCCATCAAAACAAAAAGGGGCAAATTCTctagtaaaagaaaacaaaaaaaatactaGAAATAAAGGGGATCATAACAAAGAGGAAACATGCAG TGACTTGCTGAAGCTGCCACAAAAAGAGGTGAAGTTGAAAAGAGAATCTCCTGTTAAAAAAGAGGCAGATGAAGACAATGATGATgaagaagatgatgatgatgaaagtGAAGATGAATGGGAGGATGTGGAAG AACTCCAGGAACCTGTCACAGATAAGttagaagctgctgcttttccagcgGAGGTGCTGCCAAGCAATCCAGTTGAGATAGAGATTGAAACCCCTGAGCAGGtcaagaaaagagagaggag TGAAAAAATGAGATCTGAGTTTGAGATATATCTTCGGAGAATAAGGAAACGTTTCAGCAAGGAGGTTCGTGAGGACACCCATAAG GTTCACCTCTTGTGTTTATTAGCAAACGGTTTCTATAGAAACAGGATCTGCAACCAGCCAGATCTTCATGCCATTGGTCTATCTGTCATCCCTATCCACTTCACAAAAGTGACTGCAGGCCAAGTCGACCTTCTCTACCTTTCCAACTTGGTAAAATG GTTTGTTGGAACCTTCACTGTCAATGATGAGCTTTCCACTGAAAAAGGAGAGCCCCTTCAGTCAACCTTGGAGCGGCGCTTTGCCATCTATGCTGCACGAGATGATGAAGAGTTGGTTCAC ataCTTCTAATTGTCCTGAGAGCATTGCAGCTCCTGTGTCGCCTCGTGCTGTCTTTTCAGCCAGTTCCTCTCAAGGAGACAAAAGCAAAG GGGAAAATCTCATCCAAGAGGCAGTCTCTCAGCAGTACCTCTGAGGGGCAGAAGAGCTCTGCCTCAACACCCAAAACTGTGGCAAAAAAATGCCCCTGCAGAAAAGACGAGGATGAGAAATCCTCAGAGAGCAAAGAAGACAAAGGACCAGAGAAACCCAAAAGTGCTCAGACACGCAAGTCAAAGTTGATTAcaagcagccaggaagagaaaGAATCTAATACTGAGGAGGGCATTTTAGCAGGAAAAGATGTGCCAGGCAGGCCTAAAAATGATCGCCGGAGACGAGTTGCCTCCAAAGTGTGTTACAAAGAAGAAAGTGGAAGCGATGAGGGCAGTGTTTCGGAGTTTGAGGTTTCAGAGGAGGAGAGcaatctctctgatgaggactTTGAAACTGTCTCTAAAAGGCGGAGGAGCTCAATGGGCTCCCAGAACTCAAAGCTAACAactgcaaaaaaaccaaagaccAAGACTTCAGAATCAAGGCTGTCCAAAAATCCATGTGGCACTGAACCTAAGCCAGCAAAAAGTAGAGCTCCAGCCTTGCCTCATgggcagagaaagagaaacaaaataatttctagTGATGAGGATGATGGAGAGCAAGAAGTAAGGAAAGTGATGGGCACAGACCAGTGGCTGGAGGTTTTCCTTGAACGTGAGGACAAGTGGGTGTGTGTAGACTGTGTCCGTGGTAGCGttggccagccccagcagtgcttcaAGTATGCCACAAAGCCTCTTTCCTACATTGTGGGATTTGATAATGATGGGAGTGTCAGGGATGTGACCCAAAGATACGACCCAGTGTGGATGACTGCAACAAGGAAGAGCCGTGTGGACCCTGAGTGGTGGGAAGACACACTGCAGCCATATAAGAGTCCTTATGTGGAAAGAgacaggaaggaggaaaatgag TTTCAAGTTAAGCTTCAAGATCAGCCTCTGCCAACAGCGATTGGAGAGTACAAAAATCACCCTCTTTATGCACTGAAGAGGCACCTCTTGAAGTATCAGGCGATCTATCCTGAGTCAGCTGCTATCCTAGGGTACTGCAGGGGAGAGGCTGTCTACTCCAG AGACTGTGTACATACGCTGCACTCCAGGGACACTTGGCTGAAGCAAGCTCGAGTGGTGAGGATTGGAGAAGTGCCTTACAAG ATGGTGAAAGGATTTTCCAACCAGGCGAGGAAGGCACGCCTTGCAGAGCCTGCAAACCGAGACAAAGAGGACCTGGCACTGTTTGGTCACTGGCAGACAGAGGAGTATCAGCCGCCTGTAGCAGTGGATGGGAAG GTTCCTCGGAATGAATATGGAAATGTCTATCTCTTCCTACCATCCATGTTACccattggctgtgtgcagctgagaCTCCCAAATCTGAACAGATTGGCACGGAAGTTGGACATTGACTGTGCTCAAGCCATCACTGGATTTGATTTTCATGGTGGCTACTCACACCCTGT tAGCTGA